The Pseudorca crassidens isolate mPseCra1 chromosome 3, mPseCra1.hap1, whole genome shotgun sequence genome includes the window tgaagttagaacataccctctcaccatacataaaaataaactcacagtggcttaaagacttaagacatgacaccacaaaactcctaggacagatcataggcaaaacattctctgacataaatcataccaatgttttcttaagtcagtctcccaaagcaatagaaataaaaacaaaaagaaacaaacgggacctaatcaaacttaccagcttttgcacagcaaaagaaaccataaacaaagagacaacctacagaatgggagaaagtattttcaaacaaTGAGACCAATAAGggctttatttccaaaatatacaaatagctcatataactcaacaaaaaaacaacccaattgaaaaatgggcagaagacctaaacagacatttttccaaagaagaaatacaaatggccaataggcacatgaaaagatgctcaacattgctaattactagagaaatgcaaatcaaaactacaatgaggtaccacgtcacaccagtcagaatggccgtcattaaaaactctacaaataacagatgctggagagggtgtggagaaaagggaacacaccTACACTGttggaatgtaagttggtacagcctctatggaaaacaatatagaggttcctcagaaaactaaaaatagaattaccatatgatccagcaatcccactcctaggcatataccagacaaaactctaatccaaaaagatacatgcacccctatgttcacagcagcactattcacaatagccaagacatagaaacaacctaagtgtccatcgacagatgaatggataaagaagatgtggtacatatatacaatggaatactactcagccataaaaaagaatgaaataatgccacttgcagcaacatggatgcaactagagattgtcatactaagtgaagtaagtcaaagagaaagacaaataccatacgatatcacttatatgtggaatctaaaatatgacacaaatgaacctatctacgtatgaaacaaaaacagactcacagacatagagaacagacttgtagttgccgagggggagggggttggggagggatggaatgggaggttgaggttagcagatacaagctattatatatggaatggataaacaacatccTGCTGTATAGCATGGAGAACTATGTTTGGTATTCTGTGAtgaaccataatagaaaagaatttttaaaaagaaagaaagaaaagttcttCACTAATGTGGTTTTGTTACTAATTAGTCTCTGAATGTTATTTATTATATCACTTAATTGTTGTGAGTTTTTCATAGAtcttcattttctatttcctaGGAAGGAAAATTAGAAGAGGTGAACACAATCTTAGCCATTCATGACAACTATAAACACGAATTCTACAATGATGACTCTTGGGTTGAATTTATTGAGCTAGATATTGATGACCCTGATGAAAAGACTGAAGGATCAGACACAGACAGACTTCTAAGCAATGACCATGAAAAATCACTTAATATCCTTGGGGCAAAGGATGACGACTCTGGACGTACCAGCTGTTATGAACCTGACATTCTGGAGACTGATTTCAATGCCAATGACATGTGTGATGGTACCTCAGAGGTTGCTCAGCCACAAAGGTTGAAAGGGGAAGCAGATCGCTTGTGCCTTGACCAGAAGAATCTAAATAACTCACCTTCGAATGATGCTACCCCTGCTAGCCAGCAGCCCAGTGTTATCCTAGGAGAGGAAAACAAACCAAGATCACTTCTTATTGGCAAAACTGAGTCAACTCATCAAGCTGGCCATACACAGCAACAGCTCAGCAATCCAAGTTCATTGGCAAACATCGACTTTTATGCCCAGGTAAGTGACATTACACCAGCAGGGAGTGTGGTCCTTTCCCCGGGCCAAAAGAATAAGGCTGGGATCTCCCAGTGTGACATGCATCCAGAAGTCGTCTCACCCTGCCAAGCAAACTTCATCATGGACAACGCCTACTTCTGTGAGGCAGATGCTAAAAAGTGCATCGCCCTGGCCCCTCATGTCGAGGTTGAATCACATGTAGAGCCAAGCTTTAACCAGGAAGACATTTACATCACCACGGAAAGCCTTACCACTACTGCTGGGAGGTCTGGGACAGCAGAACGTGTTCCAAGTTCTGAGTTGCCTGTCCCAGACTATACCTCCATTCATATAGTACAATCTCCACAGGGCCTCGTACTCAATGCAACTGCCCTGCCCTTGCCTGACAAAGAGTTTCTCTCATCATGTGGCTACGTGAGCACAGACCAACTGAACAAAATCATGCCGTAGCTTTTCTTCGATTTCCCATGAGCTACATATTTAATGAGTTACCTATTTACTCTAGCAAAGAGTTGGCTAGGGCATGAATGCTTAAACCAAAAcaatgtttaaacattttttggaGGGGGGTGGGAGTTGAGGGTGGGGGATACGGATTCTAAATGGCTTTTCCTGAAGTGTTGAAAcatgatattaaagaaaaagaagaagaacccTTCATCAGATAGATATTCTTGTtgtgaattgtaaatattttaaagaattgtctCAAAGACTGTTTAGTGGCAGTGATTGTCTTGTTATTGTGGGTGTTAATTTTGTGCTACTAAGCATTGAATGGCTATGTTTTTTAATCTATAGTTAATCATGCTTTTTGAAAAAGCGAAAAATCAGGTGGCTTTTGCAGTTCAGGACGATTGAATGCAAATCATAGCAcaggctaattttttttaataattgggAACTAAAATTTTAGGTAAGAAGACAAGAAATAGTTTGGatatgtaaaacatttattttgacataaaatggataaaggtatttttaataatttacacTTTAAGCATGGCTATTTTCTATTACACTATACACGGTGTACTGTAGCTCATGCCGACCCATCTAAAGAATGTAGTAACTGCAGTCTAAAGCTGGTTTAATGCTTTGGTCAACGCACCTGAAGAAAAACTAGTTTTTTACAAGGCCCTTTTTATACCTCCTAAAACTCTTTAAATGATTCTAAAATGATTGTAGTTAGCTGCATTATTGGAATGTGTTCATCTTATCTGAATTTGTAAACAGATATTTGTTaatttagaaaactttaaaatgtttgcaCAGATCAACTTATCatgaaccaaaaaaacccaaaaaaaccccacaacacaaatgaacaaaaaggTTTTTCTTACCCAAGTTTTGGTTCATGTCAGAGCACTGCATACTAAGAGAATAGAAATCATAGCTGGTTCCTATTGACCCAGAATGCTTAATCACTGCAGTGCACAGGGAAGGAGTTTCTTAGTGCACTCAGATCATGAGAGTCAAGCCTTAGAACCTCGGCCACAGTGTCTCTTAGTTCATATTTACCTAAGGAAGGAATAGGTACAAGAAGCATTTTGTAAGTTGAAGCTGGTCGAAGTGAAGTTAACCAGATCATGGAATAAAAGTTCAAGAAAAAGCTTTTTCTTTCACAGCCTATAGCCAGACACATACTCATTATTCATGGtagcaaaaaaaagagaaaaaacaagattttaaatCCCCAAGATaactaaaaaatttatttaaacccATAGCAGAAACTTTCTTCCTTACCAAATCTTTTGTAGGATTTActtaaagtaataaaagaagTTTCATCATTTTTTACTTCCCCTCTGAGTGGATTGGCCTTAAAGTGGGtagtcagaagaaaaagaagcagccTGAGTAAATTATAAGTTATTGTTCAATATCTTAATAACCTAAACATCATTCATAGGAGCACTGGGATTGCTCCTCAAAAGGTTTGTCAAAAAGAGAAGACTCATCTCACTCAAGAATGCTTCTcacttaagtattttttaaaggttaataaaactttaaagttAGCTTTAACTTAAATAGTATTTGCCATACCTTTTTAGTAAAAAAGCTTAATGGTTGGCGATTTTAAATTCCCTCTTTCTTGCAGGAAGGACAGTGAAAAGCTAGAATTGGGTGTTTAAAGTTCAACATGTTACTTTGTAATAGATGTTTAATAGATTTTCTGCTACCTTGCTGCTACGGTTTTCTCTAAGAGCTGCATAATTTAGTTTCATAGACAGTTTCATCAATGTAGAACCTAATTCAACTAAAAACTGTGTGTTTGGGAAAACTATCTTACTATTTTACAATAGGCTGACAACATTTCTATAGCCAAAAATAGCTAAATACCTCAATCGGTCTCCGAATGTCATTTTGGTACTTTGCTGGCCACACAAGCCATTATTCACTAGTATGACTAGTTGTGTCCTGCAgtttatatttaactttctttatgtctgtggatttttttccttcaaagtttaataaatttattttcttggattTGTGATGGTATGCTTCTATTGTCAAACACCCACAGGAAAAGCATCCTAAATTAGACTGCATACTCAGTTCTTCTTCTTGTAAGGGGAGCATAGCACAGTTCGTTTAAACACAGTAGCAATGTGtgtgaagatttttttctgtGCTGAAATATAGAGCAGAGAAGACAGCTCCGaccctttttttattttgaataaacacAAGCCCAGCTCAAAAATATCCTGCTGGCTTGCTTGGACTCTTAGAGCCATATTTTGGATGCATCAAAGCATGCATGATGTACATGGGGGTGTTTGTGACATGGGGAGAGCTTGAGCATGTTGCCTAGAAAGAGGGGAGGGGTAAACAGTTCTCCCTCTACCATTCACACATTAGAACAAGTCAGTTTGTCAGACTAGCTCCTTGTCATAATGGGAAGCCAATAAGAAGTCAAGTCTGGGAGGGAAGCTGTTTAGGTAGGTTGTGTAGGAGCCTAAGAGCAGTAAAGCCACAAAGCAGAGATTCCCCCATTGGAGGCTCCAGCTCCAAGaagggtgcaatcacaataaagtcaaatcccatacccaccagGTGGGCAgttcacaaactggaaaataattgtatcacagaggttctcccacaggagtgaaagttgtGAGTCTCACATCAGGCTACCCAGGCTGGGGGTCTGGCATTGAGAAAAGGAGCCCCAAGAGcacctggctttgaaggccagcagggtttgACTGCAAGACTTCCACAGAACTGGGGGAGGCAGaaattccactcttggagggcacacacaaggtctcATGAGCACCAGGACACAGGGTAAAAAGAGTGACCTCATAAGACCCTaggtcagacctacctgctggtattggagggtctcctgtggaggGGGTTAGGGGTGTGTGAGGGAGTGG containing:
- the GHR gene encoding growth hormone receptor isoform X2 — encoded protein: MDLWQLLLTLAVAGSSDAFSGSPATPAILVRASQSLQRVHPGLETNSSGKPKFTKCRSPELETFSCHWTDGVHHGLQSPGSIQLFYIRRSTQEWTQEWKECPDYVSAGENSCYFNSSYTSIWIPYCIKLTSNGDTVDQKCFSVEEIVQPDPPIGLNWTLLNISLTGIHADIQVRWEPPPNADVQKGWIVLEYELQYKEVNETQWKMMDPVLSTSVPVYSLRLDKEYEVRVRSRQRNSEKYGEFSEVLFVTLPQMRPFACEEDFRFPWFLFIIFGTFGLMVTLFLCIFSKQQRIKMLILPPVPVPKIKGIDPDLLKEGKLEEVNTILAIHDNYKHEFYNDDSWVEFIELDIDDPDEKTEGSDTDRLLSNDHEKSLNILGAKDDDSGRTSCYEPDILETDFNANDMCDGTSEVAQPQRLKGEADRLCLDQKNLNNSPSNDATPASQQPSVILGEENKPRSLLIGKTESTHQAGHTQQQLSNPSSLANIDFYAQVSDITPAGSVVLSPGQKNKAGISQCDMHPEVVSPCQANFIMDNAYFCEADAKKCIALAPHVEVESHVEPSFNQEDIYITTESLTTTAGRSGTAERVPSSELPVPDYTSIHIVQSPQGLVLNATALPLPDKEFLSSCGYVSTDQLNKIMP
- the GHR gene encoding growth hormone receptor isoform X1, which translates into the protein MIAGPTGMDLWQLLLTLAVAGSSDAFSGSPATPAILVRASQSLQRVHPGLETNSSGKPKFTKCRSPELETFSCHWTDGVHHGLQSPGSIQLFYIRRSTQEWTQEWKECPDYVSAGENSCYFNSSYTSIWIPYCIKLTSNGDTVDQKCFSVEEIVQPDPPIGLNWTLLNISLTGIHADIQVRWEPPPNADVQKGWIVLEYELQYKEVNETQWKMMDPVLSTSVPVYSLRLDKEYEVRVRSRQRNSEKYGEFSEVLFVTLPQMRPFACEEDFRFPWFLFIIFGTFGLMVTLFLCIFSKQQRIKMLILPPVPVPKIKGIDPDLLKEGKLEEVNTILAIHDNYKHEFYNDDSWVEFIELDIDDPDEKTEGSDTDRLLSNDHEKSLNILGAKDDDSGRTSCYEPDILETDFNANDMCDGTSEVAQPQRLKGEADRLCLDQKNLNNSPSNDATPASQQPSVILGEENKPRSLLIGKTESTHQAGHTQQQLSNPSSLANIDFYAQVSDITPAGSVVLSPGQKNKAGISQCDMHPEVVSPCQANFIMDNAYFCEADAKKCIALAPHVEVESHVEPSFNQEDIYITTESLTTTAGRSGTAERVPSSELPVPDYTSIHIVQSPQGLVLNATALPLPDKEFLSSCGYVSTDQLNKIMP
- the GHR gene encoding growth hormone receptor isoform X3, with product MSSALVCTIAATPAILVRASQSLQRVHPGLETNSSGKPKFTKCRSPELETFSCHWTDGVHHGLQSPGSIQLFYIRRSTQEWTQEWKECPDYVSAGENSCYFNSSYTSIWIPYCIKLTSNGDTVDQKCFSVEEIVQPDPPIGLNWTLLNISLTGIHADIQVRWEPPPNADVQKGWIVLEYELQYKEVNETQWKMMDPVLSTSVPVYSLRLDKEYEVRVRSRQRNSEKYGEFSEVLFVTLPQMRPFACEEDFRFPWFLFIIFGTFGLMVTLFLCIFSKQQRIKMLILPPVPVPKIKGIDPDLLKEGKLEEVNTILAIHDNYKHEFYNDDSWVEFIELDIDDPDEKTEGSDTDRLLSNDHEKSLNILGAKDDDSGRTSCYEPDILETDFNANDMCDGTSEVAQPQRLKGEADRLCLDQKNLNNSPSNDATPASQQPSVILGEENKPRSLLIGKTESTHQAGHTQQQLSNPSSLANIDFYAQVSDITPAGSVVLSPGQKNKAGISQCDMHPEVVSPCQANFIMDNAYFCEADAKKCIALAPHVEVESHVEPSFNQEDIYITTESLTTTAGRSGTAERVPSSELPVPDYTSIHIVQSPQGLVLNATALPLPDKEFLSSCGYVSTDQLNKIMP